One part of the Gossypium raimondii isolate GPD5lz chromosome 1, ASM2569854v1, whole genome shotgun sequence genome encodes these proteins:
- the LOC105786210 gene encoding probable calcium-binding protein CML35 produces MKLINRLSPKNLFRSNKKGPSTVSKFDPSSYTTSGSASSSSSESVSSVHKGNQYPLAPTVGTGTPTSVLPETSVDWLDFSANFYVELCQAFKTMDKDNDGVITRSEVEALLSKFARQPPSQEEISSMLGEVDGDGDGCISLETLINQVAGPACEPELRETFDIFDTDHDGKITAEELMAFYKEKLGDERCTLEDCRLMIASVDKNGDGFVCFDDFSRMMEMQG; encoded by the coding sequence aTGAAACTAATCAATAGGCTTAGTCCCAAAAATCTCTTTCGTTCTAATAAAAAGGGTCCATCCACTGTCTCCAAGTTCGATCCTTCGTCGTATACTACTTCCGGTTCTGCTTCGTCGTCTTCGTCAGAATCCGTTTCCTCAGTTCACAAAGGAAATCAATACCCTTTAGCGCCAACAGTTGGAACCGGAACACCCACCAGTGTTTTGCCCGAAACATCGGTTGACTGGTTAGATTTTTCTGCTAATTTTTATGTAGAACTTTGCCAAGCTTTTAAAACGATGGATAAAGATAACGATGGGGTTATTACCAGAAGCGAGGTCGAGGCTTTGCTTAGCAAGTTCGCCAGGCAGCCGCCGAGCCAAGAAGAGATTTCGTCCATGCTTGGCGAGGTGGATGGAGACGGCGATGGGTGCATCAGCCTGGAAACGTTGATCAACCAGGTGGCTGGACCGGCTTGCGAACCGGAGCTGAGAGAGAcgtttgatatatttgatacgGATCATGACGGGAAGATCACGGCGGAGGAGTTGATGGCGTTTTATAAGGAGAAATTAGGGGACGAGAGGTGCACGTTAGAGGATTGCCGGCTCATGATAGCTAGTGTTGATAAGAATGGAGATGGGTTTGTGTGCTTCGATGACTTCTCCAGAATGATGGAGATGCAGGGATGA